From the Scophthalmus maximus strain ysfricsl-2021 chromosome 11, ASM2237912v1, whole genome shotgun sequence genome, one window contains:
- the ece2b gene encoding endothelin-converting enzyme 2b isoform X2, with protein MSVALQDLRNTMSSYKRATLEEDEVSDAPAEASSPDRVEVGFRKGGVDILGRRTQLEVLLSVLLLAALLALLVCLLVLGLGLSSDSGRGLCLSEVCVTVASQIVEAMDRSADPCHDFYQFACGGWMRKNPLPDGRSRWSTFNSIWEQNQALLKHLLENGTFNGSSEAERKTQSYYLSCLNTQRIEELGAQPLIDLIAKIGGWNMTGPWEKENFMEVLKVVSGPYRAQPFFSVGVSADPKNSNSNVIQVDQSGLFLPSRDYYLNKTANEKVLVAYLEYMVELGMLLGGERSSTQIQMQQILDFETALANITVPQDQKRDDEKMYHKVTIAELQLLAPAVDWLDYLLSSLSPLEPNDTEPVVLYTREYVQQVSDLINKTDRSVLNNYMMWTLVQKSVVSLDQRFENAQDKLLESLYGTKKSCTPRWQTCIGNTDDTLGFALGALFVKATFDKHSKDIAEEMINEIRSAFKEALDRLSWMDDQTRQAAKDKADAIYDMIGFPEFILDPKELDDVYDGYEVSDDSFFQNMLNFYNFSARVMADQLRKTPNKDQWSMTPPTVNAYYMSTKNGIVFPAGILQAPFYAHDHPKALNFGGIGVVMGHELTHAFDDQGREYNKEGNLRPWWQNSSVEAFRQRTECMVDQYNRYTVNGEHVNGKQTLGENIADNGGLKAAYHAYRSWVQRNGEDKRLPAVNLTNDQLFFVGFAQVWCSVRTPESAHEGLVTDTHSPPRYRVIGTLANSPDFSQHFNCPTGTSMNPGRRCEVW; from the exons ATGTCCAGCTATAAGCGAGCTACGTTGGAGGAGGACGAAGTGTCGGACGCTCCAGCCGAGGCCTCATCCCCTGACAGAGTAGAG gtgggCTTCAGGAAGGGGGGTGTGGACATCCTGGGCAGGAGAACTCAGCTGGAGGTTCTTCTGTCGGTTCTGCTGTTGGCTGCTCTGTTGGCTCTCCTGGTCTGTCTGCTGGTCCTGGGCCTGGGCCTGAGCTCCG ACAGTGGGCGTGGCCTGTGCCTGTCAGAGGTGTGCGTCACCGTGGCCAGTCAGATCGTGGAAGCGATGGACCGCAGTGCCGACCCGTGCCACGACTTCTACCAGTTCGCCTGCGGAGGCTGGATGAGGAAGAACCCGCTGCCGGACGGACGGTCGCGCTGGTCCACCTTTAACAGCATCTGGGAGCAGAACCAGGCGCTGCTCAAACATCTGCTGG AGAACGGGACGTTTAACGGCAGCAGCGAGGCGGAGAGAAAGACTCAGTCCTACTACTTGTCCTGTCTCAACACACAGAGGATCGAAGAGCTGGGAGCTCAGCCGCTCATAGACCTCATTGCCAAG ATCGGCGGCTGGAACATGACCGGTCCCTGGGAGAAAGAGAACTTCATGGAGGTGCTGAAGGTGGTTTCTGGTCCGTACAGAGCTCAGCCTTTCTTCAGTGTCGGAGTCAGCGCCGACCCAAAAAACTCCAACAGCAACGTCATCCAA GTCGACCAATCGGGGCTCTTCCTGCCCTCCAGGGACTATTATCTCAACAAGACAGCCAACGAAAAG GTGCTGGTGGCCTACCTGGAGTACATGGTGGAGCTTGGGATGCTGCTGGGGGGTGAGAGGAGCTCCACGCAGATTCAGATGCAGCAGATTCTGGACTTTGAGACGGCGCTCGCCAACATCACCGTGCCACAGGACCAGAAACGCGACGATGAGAAGATGTACCACAAGGTCACCATCGCGGAACTACAG CTCCTGGCCCCGGCGGTGGACTGGCTCGACTACCTGCTGTCCTCGCTGTCTCCTCTGGAGCCGAACGACACCGAGCCCGTCGTCCTGTACACCAGAGAATACGTGCAGCAGGTGTCGGACCTCATCAACAAGACCGACCGCAG tgtgttgaATAACTACATGATGTGGACTCTGGTTCAGAAGAGCGTGGTCAGTCTGGACCAACGCTTCGAGAACGCTCAGGACAAACTGCTGGAGAGTCTCTACGGAACCAAGAAG TCCTGCACCCCGCGCTGGCAGACCTGCATCGGGAACACTGACGACACTCTGGGCTTCGCTCTGGGAGCTCTCTTTGTGAAGGCAACGTTCGACAAACACAGCAAAGACATT GCTGAGGAGATGATCAACGAGATCCGCTCGGCATTTAAAGAAGCTCTGGACCGACTCAGCTGGATGGACGACCAGACCAGACAGGCTGCAAAAGACAAG GCAGATGCGATTTACGATATGATCGGATTCCCCGAATTCATCCTGGACCCCAAAGAGCTGGACGACGTTTACGACGGG TATGAAGTGTCCGACGACAGCTTCTTCCAGAACATGTTGAACTTTTACAACTTCTCGGCGCGAGTGATGGCCGACCAGCTGAGGAAAACTCCCAACAAAGACCA gtggagCATGACTCCTCCCACAGTTAACGCCTACTACATGTCCACTAAGAATGGCATCGTCTTCCCCGCTGGGATTCTACAGGCTCCTTTCTACGCCCACGACCACCCAAA GGCGCTGAACTTTGGTGGGATCGGGGTGGTGATGGGTCACGAGCTCACTCACGCCTTCGATGATCAGG GTCGCGAGTACAACAAAGAAGGGAACCTGAGGCCATGGTGGCAGAACTCGTCGGTGGAGGCGTTTCGTCAGAGGACGGAGTGCATGGTGGATCAGTACAACCGCTACACCGTCAACGGAGAACACGTCAACGGGAAACAGACGCTGGGAGAAAACATCGCCGACAACGGAGGGCTGAAGGCTGCGTACCAT GCCTATCGATCGTGGGTCCAGAGGAACGGCGAGGACAAGAGACTTCCTGCTGTCAACCTGACCAACGACCAGCTCTTCTTCGTGGGATTCGCGCAA GTGTGGTGCTCCGTGCGGACACCAGAGAGCGCTCACGAGGGCCTGGTGACCGACACCCACAGCCCCCCCAGGTACAGAGTCATCGGGACGCTCGCCAACTCCCCGGACTTCAGCCAACACTTCAACTGTCCCACGGGGACGTCCATGAACCCCGGGCGGCGCTGCGAGGTCTGGTAG
- the ece2b gene encoding endothelin-converting enzyme 2b isoform X1, with protein MSVALQDLRNTMSSYKRATLEEDEVSDAPAEASSPDRVEVGFRKGGVDILGRRTQLEVLLSVLLLAALLALLVCLLVLGLGLSSDSGRGLCLSEVCVTVASQIVEAMDRSADPCHDFYQFACGGWMRKNPLPDGRSRWSTFNSIWEQNQALLKHLLENGTFNGSSEAERKTQSYYLSCLNTQRIEELGAQPLIDLIAKIGGWNMTGPWEKENFMEVLKVVSGPYRAQPFFSVGVSADPKNSNSNVIQVDQSGLFLPSRDYYLNKTANEKVLVAYLEYMVELGMLLGGERSSTQIQMQQILDFETALANITVPQDQKRDDEKMYHKVTIAELQLLAPAVDWLDYLLSSLSPLEPNDTEPVVLYTREYVQQVSDLINKTDRSVLNNYMMWTLVQKSVVSLDQRFENAQDKLLESLYGTKKQSCTPRWQTCIGNTDDTLGFALGALFVKATFDKHSKDIAEEMINEIRSAFKEALDRLSWMDDQTRQAAKDKADAIYDMIGFPEFILDPKELDDVYDGYEVSDDSFFQNMLNFYNFSARVMADQLRKTPNKDQWSMTPPTVNAYYMSTKNGIVFPAGILQAPFYAHDHPKALNFGGIGVVMGHELTHAFDDQGREYNKEGNLRPWWQNSSVEAFRQRTECMVDQYNRYTVNGEHVNGKQTLGENIADNGGLKAAYHAYRSWVQRNGEDKRLPAVNLTNDQLFFVGFAQVWCSVRTPESAHEGLVTDTHSPPRYRVIGTLANSPDFSQHFNCPTGTSMNPGRRCEVW; from the exons ATGTCCAGCTATAAGCGAGCTACGTTGGAGGAGGACGAAGTGTCGGACGCTCCAGCCGAGGCCTCATCCCCTGACAGAGTAGAG gtgggCTTCAGGAAGGGGGGTGTGGACATCCTGGGCAGGAGAACTCAGCTGGAGGTTCTTCTGTCGGTTCTGCTGTTGGCTGCTCTGTTGGCTCTCCTGGTCTGTCTGCTGGTCCTGGGCCTGGGCCTGAGCTCCG ACAGTGGGCGTGGCCTGTGCCTGTCAGAGGTGTGCGTCACCGTGGCCAGTCAGATCGTGGAAGCGATGGACCGCAGTGCCGACCCGTGCCACGACTTCTACCAGTTCGCCTGCGGAGGCTGGATGAGGAAGAACCCGCTGCCGGACGGACGGTCGCGCTGGTCCACCTTTAACAGCATCTGGGAGCAGAACCAGGCGCTGCTCAAACATCTGCTGG AGAACGGGACGTTTAACGGCAGCAGCGAGGCGGAGAGAAAGACTCAGTCCTACTACTTGTCCTGTCTCAACACACAGAGGATCGAAGAGCTGGGAGCTCAGCCGCTCATAGACCTCATTGCCAAG ATCGGCGGCTGGAACATGACCGGTCCCTGGGAGAAAGAGAACTTCATGGAGGTGCTGAAGGTGGTTTCTGGTCCGTACAGAGCTCAGCCTTTCTTCAGTGTCGGAGTCAGCGCCGACCCAAAAAACTCCAACAGCAACGTCATCCAA GTCGACCAATCGGGGCTCTTCCTGCCCTCCAGGGACTATTATCTCAACAAGACAGCCAACGAAAAG GTGCTGGTGGCCTACCTGGAGTACATGGTGGAGCTTGGGATGCTGCTGGGGGGTGAGAGGAGCTCCACGCAGATTCAGATGCAGCAGATTCTGGACTTTGAGACGGCGCTCGCCAACATCACCGTGCCACAGGACCAGAAACGCGACGATGAGAAGATGTACCACAAGGTCACCATCGCGGAACTACAG CTCCTGGCCCCGGCGGTGGACTGGCTCGACTACCTGCTGTCCTCGCTGTCTCCTCTGGAGCCGAACGACACCGAGCCCGTCGTCCTGTACACCAGAGAATACGTGCAGCAGGTGTCGGACCTCATCAACAAGACCGACCGCAG tgtgttgaATAACTACATGATGTGGACTCTGGTTCAGAAGAGCGTGGTCAGTCTGGACCAACGCTTCGAGAACGCTCAGGACAAACTGCTGGAGAGTCTCTACGGAACCAAGAAG CAGTCCTGCACCCCGCGCTGGCAGACCTGCATCGGGAACACTGACGACACTCTGGGCTTCGCTCTGGGAGCTCTCTTTGTGAAGGCAACGTTCGACAAACACAGCAAAGACATT GCTGAGGAGATGATCAACGAGATCCGCTCGGCATTTAAAGAAGCTCTGGACCGACTCAGCTGGATGGACGACCAGACCAGACAGGCTGCAAAAGACAAG GCAGATGCGATTTACGATATGATCGGATTCCCCGAATTCATCCTGGACCCCAAAGAGCTGGACGACGTTTACGACGGG TATGAAGTGTCCGACGACAGCTTCTTCCAGAACATGTTGAACTTTTACAACTTCTCGGCGCGAGTGATGGCCGACCAGCTGAGGAAAACTCCCAACAAAGACCA gtggagCATGACTCCTCCCACAGTTAACGCCTACTACATGTCCACTAAGAATGGCATCGTCTTCCCCGCTGGGATTCTACAGGCTCCTTTCTACGCCCACGACCACCCAAA GGCGCTGAACTTTGGTGGGATCGGGGTGGTGATGGGTCACGAGCTCACTCACGCCTTCGATGATCAGG GTCGCGAGTACAACAAAGAAGGGAACCTGAGGCCATGGTGGCAGAACTCGTCGGTGGAGGCGTTTCGTCAGAGGACGGAGTGCATGGTGGATCAGTACAACCGCTACACCGTCAACGGAGAACACGTCAACGGGAAACAGACGCTGGGAGAAAACATCGCCGACAACGGAGGGCTGAAGGCTGCGTACCAT GCCTATCGATCGTGGGTCCAGAGGAACGGCGAGGACAAGAGACTTCCTGCTGTCAACCTGACCAACGACCAGCTCTTCTTCGTGGGATTCGCGCAA GTGTGGTGCTCCGTGCGGACACCAGAGAGCGCTCACGAGGGCCTGGTGACCGACACCCACAGCCCCCCCAGGTACAGAGTCATCGGGACGCTCGCCAACTCCCCGGACTTCAGCCAACACTTCAACTGTCCCACGGGGACGTCCATGAACCCCGGGCGGCGCTGCGAGGTCTGGTAG